The following is a genomic window from Bacillus sp. V2I10.
GTATGTGAAAAAAGCTTTGCAAAAGCTATTAAAGTAAGGTGAAAAGACATGGATGAACGTCTTGTATCAAGTGAAGCGGACTTAGATGAAGGTGCAATCGAGCTAAGCTTAAGACCTCAGACTTTATCTCAATATATCGGCCAGGATAAAGTAAAAGAAAACCTGAAAGTCTTTATTGAAGCGGCTAAACTTAGAAGCGAAACACTGGATCACGTCCTTTTATATGGTCCTCCGGGCCTTGGGAAAACAACGCTTGCAACAATTATTGCAAACGAAATGGGCGTAAATATCCGCACAACATCAGGACCAGCTATTGAAAGGCCGGGTGACCTCGCTGCGATTTTAACAGCTCTTGAGCCTGGGGATGTGTTATTTATTGATGAAATACATCGTCTTCAGCGCTCTATTGAAGAAGTGCTGTATCCGGCGATGGAAGATTTCTGTCTCGATATTGTGATTGGAAAGGGCCCTTCGGCCCGATCTGTCCGTCTGGATTTGCCTCCGTTTACACTTATCGGAGCCACAACCCGTGTCGGCTTGCTCACGGCTCCGCTGAGAGATCGGTTTGGAGTTCTAAGCAGACTTGAATATTATAATGAACAGCAGCTGTCTCTTATTGTTGAACGGACCGGAGACATTTTAGGAATTGGCATGGAAAAAGAAGCTTCGCTCGAGCTTGCAAGAAGATCGAGGGGGACTCCGCGAATTGCCAACAGATTACTAAGACGGGTAAGAGACTTTGCCCAAGTGCGCGGCGAGTCAATTGTATCGGGAAAGCTTGCTAAGGATGCATTGGAAAAACTTCAGGTCGACAGATTGGGACTCGATCATATTGATCACAAGCTTTTAATGGGGATAATTGAAAAGTATAAGGGCGGACCAGTTGGAATTGATACGATTTCAGCTACAATCGGAGAAGAATCCCATACGATTGAAGACGTATATGAACCATATCTTTTACAAATCGGTTTTATACAACGCACTCCAAGGGGTAGAATGGTAACGGAAGCAGTTTACCATCACTTTCAAATGGAGGCTCCTGAAAAATGACCCAATTTCCCAAAATGCTGATGATGATGGGTGCCGTTCTTTTTTTCGCAGGATTATTTATGCAGCTTATTGGAAGGCTGCCTGGAGATTTTGTATTCAAAAAAGGAAGTGCGACTTTTTATTTTCCGATTGTTACATCCATTGTGATCAGTATCTTATTGACAATCTTGTTTAATGTTTTCGGACGGTTCAAATAATAGAAAAGGTGAAAAACAATGAAAGTAGATTTATTTGATTTTAACTTGCCAGAGGAACTAATTGCACAAGTGCCGCTTATAGAACGCGATGCTTCCAAGCTGATGGTCCTAGATAAAGAAACAGGCTCCATTCACCATGAACAATTCAGAACAATCATTGATTATTTCCATAAGGGAGACTGTCTTGTTCTTAATAATACCCGTGTGCTGCCTGCCCGTTTAATTGGGGAGAAAAAAGACACGGGGGCAAAAATTGAACTGCTTTTGCTGAAGCAAGAGCAAGGCGATGTCTGGGAAGTTCTGGCGAAACCGGCAAAACGTGTAAAAATTGGCACTGAACTAGTATTTGGAGACGGCGTTCTGCATGCTGTGTGCACTGGCGAGTCTGAACACGGCGGGAGATTGCTTGAGTTCAAATATGAAGGGATTTTTTATGAGGCTTTAGATGCTTTGGGTAAAATGCCGCTGCCTCCGTATATCAAAGAGCAGCTGGATGACCAGGAGCGGTACCAGACGGTCTTCTCAAGAGAGAGAGGATCAGCTGCAGCCCCAACGGCAGGACTTCATTTTACTGAGCAGATCTTAGATCAATTGAAAGAAAAAGGGGTTCATATTGCGTTTATCACTCTTCACGTTGGTTTGGGAACATTCCGGCCTGTAAACGCTGATGTAGTAGAAGAACATGAAATGCATGCTGAATTTTATCAAATGAGTGCAGGAACAGCTCAGCTGCTAAATCAAGTGCGCGCTGAAGGCGGGCGGATTATATCGGTTGGGACAACTTCAACACGCACTCTTGAGACAATAGCTTCGAAAAATGAAGGGAAATTCATTGAAGAGAGCGGATGGACAAATATTTTTATCTATCCTGGCTATGAATTCCGTGCGATTGACGGTATGGTCACAAACTTCCACTTGCCAAAATCATCCTTGATTATGCTGGTCAGTGCGTTAGCAACAAGAGAACATGTAATGAATGCCTATGAAACGGCAGTCAAGGAAAAATACCGATTTTTCAGCTTTGGCGATGCTATGCTTATCATCTGAAGAAAAACAGCCTTGAAGGAGGAAAAAAGGTGTCATCATCACCAATACGTTATGAGTTAATTAAAACATGTAAACAAACCGGTGCAAGACTCGGCCGTGTTCATACCCCTCATGGTTCATTTGAAACGCCAGTGTTTATGCCGGTTGGCACATTGGCTACTGTAAAGACAATGTCCCCGGAAGAACTCGTGCAGATGGGCGCTGGTATCATCTTGAGCAATACGTATCATTTATGGCTGCGCCCTGGCCATGAGATTGTAAAGGAAGCTGGCGGGCTTCATAAATTTATGAACTGGGACCGTGCCATTTTAACAGATTCCGGCGGCTTCCAGGTCTTCAGTTTAAGTGAATTCCGGAAAATAGAAGAAGAAGGCGTTCATTTCAGAAATCATCTGAACGGCGACAAGCTGTTTCTTTCGCCGGAAAAGGCGATGCAAATTCAAAATGCGCTCGGTTCTGATATTATGATGGCATTTGATGAATGCCCTCCGTTCCCGGCTGAATATGACTATATGAAAAAATCTGTAGAACGGACAAGCAGATGGGCAGAGCGCTGCTTGAATGCGCATGAGCGTCCTCACGATCAGGGATTATTCGGGATTGTACAGGGCGGCGAATATGAGGAATTAAGAAAGCAAAGTGCCAGAGATTTAGTTTCACTCGATTTCCCGGGCTATGCT
Proteins encoded in this region:
- the ruvB gene encoding Holliday junction branch migration DNA helicase RuvB; the protein is MDERLVSSEADLDEGAIELSLRPQTLSQYIGQDKVKENLKVFIEAAKLRSETLDHVLLYGPPGLGKTTLATIIANEMGVNIRTTSGPAIERPGDLAAILTALEPGDVLFIDEIHRLQRSIEEVLYPAMEDFCLDIVIGKGPSARSVRLDLPPFTLIGATTRVGLLTAPLRDRFGVLSRLEYYNEQQLSLIVERTGDILGIGMEKEASLELARRSRGTPRIANRLLRRVRDFAQVRGESIVSGKLAKDALEKLQVDRLGLDHIDHKLLMGIIEKYKGGPVGIDTISATIGEESHTIEDVYEPYLLQIGFIQRTPRGRMVTEAVYHHFQMEAPEK
- a CDS encoding DUF2905 domain-containing protein, giving the protein MTQFPKMLMMMGAVLFFAGLFMQLIGRLPGDFVFKKGSATFYFPIVTSIVISILLTILFNVFGRFK
- the queA gene encoding tRNA preQ1(34) S-adenosylmethionine ribosyltransferase-isomerase QueA, translated to MKVDLFDFNLPEELIAQVPLIERDASKLMVLDKETGSIHHEQFRTIIDYFHKGDCLVLNNTRVLPARLIGEKKDTGAKIELLLLKQEQGDVWEVLAKPAKRVKIGTELVFGDGVLHAVCTGESEHGGRLLEFKYEGIFYEALDALGKMPLPPYIKEQLDDQERYQTVFSRERGSAAAPTAGLHFTEQILDQLKEKGVHIAFITLHVGLGTFRPVNADVVEEHEMHAEFYQMSAGTAQLLNQVRAEGGRIISVGTTSTRTLETIASKNEGKFIEESGWTNIFIYPGYEFRAIDGMVTNFHLPKSSLIMLVSALATREHVMNAYETAVKEKYRFFSFGDAMLII
- the tgt gene encoding tRNA guanosine(34) transglycosylase Tgt; amino-acid sequence: MSSSPIRYELIKTCKQTGARLGRVHTPHGSFETPVFMPVGTLATVKTMSPEELVQMGAGIILSNTYHLWLRPGHEIVKEAGGLHKFMNWDRAILTDSGGFQVFSLSEFRKIEEEGVHFRNHLNGDKLFLSPEKAMQIQNALGSDIMMAFDECPPFPAEYDYMKKSVERTSRWAERCLNAHERPHDQGLFGIVQGGEYEELRKQSARDLVSLDFPGYAVGGLSVGEPKDIMNRVLESTTPLLPSNKPRYLMGVGSPDSLIDGAVRGVDMFDCVLPTRIARNGTLMTSSGRLVVKNAKYARDFGPIDENCDCYTCRNYSRAYIRHLMKCDETFGIRLTSYHNLHFLLKLMEQVRQAIREDRLGDFRDEFFEQYGFNKPNAKNF